A window of Blastomonas sp. SL216 contains these coding sequences:
- a CDS encoding DUF4424 family protein: protein MKQMLFWPLASAALVPLPLWANDSQASVTMGGLVLEQNEQISMDSEDLYLSLDRVRVRYTYTNHSDKPVTVLVAFPLPDVPLEGSDSEWLEAGYPDWDVIDMQTLVDGQPAKLSRIDIARVNGKDIGKRLKALGWPAVHWTDPDFNARLNVLSADQKAALIAEGLLTTEYVFEGDVRPAWTVSTSFVRTQTFAPGVPIIVEHSYAPMLGGTVGSGLGRDARVAPGGRLDPESDYIKRYCVDDAFLRGFDRKRYLPSGEENPKVYPMEQWIGYALKPGANWKGKIGRFHLTIDKGEPERLVSLCMDGLRKVSPTRFEVTKTDYEPDRDLDLLFVSMSRLEGEP from the coding sequence ATGAAGCAAATGCTGTTCTGGCCGCTGGCATCGGCTGCCCTTGTGCCGCTGCCGCTATGGGCGAATGATAGCCAGGCCAGTGTCACCATGGGTGGCCTCGTGCTCGAACAGAACGAGCAGATCAGCATGGACAGCGAGGACCTGTACCTGTCACTCGATCGCGTGCGCGTTCGCTACACCTATACCAACCATAGCGATAAGCCGGTCACGGTGCTTGTTGCCTTTCCGCTTCCTGATGTGCCGCTGGAAGGCAGCGATTCCGAATGGCTGGAGGCAGGCTATCCCGATTGGGATGTGATCGACATGCAGACGCTGGTCGATGGCCAGCCCGCGAAGCTGTCACGCATCGATATCGCCAGGGTGAACGGCAAGGACATTGGCAAAAGGCTGAAGGCGCTGGGATGGCCGGCTGTCCATTGGACCGATCCGGATTTCAACGCCCGCCTGAATGTGCTCTCGGCCGATCAGAAGGCTGCGCTGATCGCCGAAGGCCTCCTGACCACCGAATATGTCTTCGAAGGCGATGTCCGGCCGGCATGGACGGTGTCCACCAGCTTTGTCCGCACGCAGACATTCGCACCTGGCGTGCCGATCATCGTCGAACACAGCTATGCGCCGATGCTGGGCGGCACCGTGGGCAGCGGGCTTGGCCGTGATGCGCGGGTGGCCCCGGGTGGCCGGCTGGATCCGGAGAGCGATTATATCAAGCGCTATTGCGTCGATGATGCCTTCCTGCGCGGATTTGATCGCAAGCGTTATCTGCCTTCGGGCGAAGAGAACCCGAAGGTCTACCCGATGGAACAATGGATCGGCTATGCGCTCAAGCCCGGCGCCAACTGGAAGGGCAAGATCGGGCGCTTTCACCTCACTATCGACAAGGGCGAGCCCGAGCGGCTGGTCAGCCTGTGCATGGACGGGCTGCGCAAGGTGAGCCCGACCCGGTTCGAGGTCACCAAGACCGATTACGAGCCCGATCGCGATCTCGACCTGCTGTTTGTCTCCATGTCGCGGCTCGAAGGCGAACCGTAA